The proteins below are encoded in one region of Triticum aestivum cultivar Chinese Spring chromosome 1B, IWGSC CS RefSeq v2.1, whole genome shotgun sequence:
- the LOC123091862 gene encoding uncharacterized protein, whose translation MGRSPRRHRAMAAPPRDPGKNPRGVLPGDRIFASLAPYITFADHLRLRIVCRAWRFFSRRLGRRPPPFPWLMLPEPASASQSAPAPAPANVRRQFYDIPGGRPYAYDVPGEGYHRCVASSACGWLVFVSVDAPRRLVLANPVAGARLVLSWPFKEKNAEGRFHAALTSSPADRRACFLVLATDRLVAYCRPGQQDQGWLTLRAPGFRYDPAASDMVTVGAMVYLVDGRRKVWRADLADPEPKVECRNTACQLPFGESSMRHYLVESLRHVHLVLADEHNARVALFRLDWDKKMWMQDRVRGDRVLLLGRGCSASVPAASGRPPGMLLFAHQPSLSLVDVGGCGAGLAWFWAESWVDDGSDDMLVLKKKMHHRQGEFTAGDSFWFFPAIDPDERAMVASQA comes from the exons ATGGGTCGCTCGCCTCGACGACACCGGGCGATGGCGGCGCCGCCTCGCGATCCGGGGAAAAACCCTAGGGGGGTCCTCCCCGGCGACCGCATCTTCGCCTCGCTGGCCCCCTACATCACCTTCGCcgaccacctccgcctccgcaTCGTCTGCCGCGCGTGGCGCTTCTTCTCccgccgcctcggccgccgcccgccgcccttcccGTGGCTCATGCTCCCGGAGCCGGCCTCCGCCTCGCagtccgcgcccgcgcccgcgccggccAACGTGCGCCGCCAGTTCTACGACATCCCCGGGGGGCGGCCCTACGCGTACGATGTCCCGGGGGAGGGCTACCACCGCTGCGTCGCGTCCTCCGCCTGCGGGTGGCTCGTCTTCGTCTCCGTGGACGCGCCGCGCCGCCTCGTCCTCGCGAACCCCGTCGCCGGCGCGCGGCTGGTCCTGTCGTGGCCGTTCAAGGAGAAGAACGCCGAAGGGCGATTCCACGCCGCGCTGACGTCATCGCCGGCTGACCGCCGGGCGTGCTTCCTCGTCCTCGCCACGGACAGGCTCGTCGCCTACTGCCGCCCCGGCCAGCAGGACCAGGGGTGGCTCACCCTGCGCGCCCCGGGGTTCCGCTACGACCCGGCCGCCAGCGACATGGTCACCGTCGGCGCCATGGTGTACCTGGTCGACGGCAGGAg GAAGGTCTGGCGCGCGGACCTCGCGGACCCGGAGCCCAAGGTGGAGTGCCGGAACACGGCGTGCCAGCTCCCGTTCGGCGAGAGCAGCATGCGCCACTACCTCGTGGAGTCGCTCCGGCACGTCCACCTcgtgctcgcggacgagcacaacGCGCGCGTCGCGCTCTTCAGGTTGGACTGGGACAAGAAGATGTGGATGCAGGACCGGGTGCGCGGGGACCGTGTCCTGCTTTTGGGCCGCGGGTGCTCGGCCTCTGTGCCGGCGGCGTCGGGCCGGCCGCCTGGCATGCTGCTATTCGCGCACCAGCCGTCGTTGAGTCTCGTTGACGTGGGCGGTTGTGGCGCTGGGCTCGCGTGGTTCTGGGCGGAATCGTGGGTGGATGACGGCTCGGATGATatgctggtgctgaagaagaagatgcacCACCGGCAAGGCGAGTTCACCGCTGGTGACTCGTTCTGGTTCTTCCCGGCCATCGATCCGGATGAAAGGGCTATGGTTGCATCGCAGGCCTAG
- the LOC123091866 gene encoding pectin acetylesterase 9: MDRRRLWTWAAAVVVIATAAAAAGQEKRLLVGMTLVPGAASTGAVCLDGSPPAYHLHRGSGSGARGWLLQFEGGGWCNDAPSCAARAGTRRGSTRLMSKLEVFSGVLSNDPARNPDFYNWNRVKLRYCDGGSFAGDSEFRNGSSVIYMRGQRIWDAIISDLLTKGLAKAEKVLLSGCSAGGLATFFHCDNLGELLGGVATVKCMSDAGFFLDVDDISGNNSIRPFFSSLVALQGAEKNLNKDCLNSTLNPYLCFFPQYALQNIKTPYFILNSAYDVYQFHHIFVPPSSDPTGHWSRCKADPSTCSTSQIATLQGLRSAMLTALKPFEGEPEMGMFINSCFAHCQSELQDTWFAPNSPTLDNETIAELVGDWYFERGAAQEIDCAYPCDSTCHNIIPLNQVGN, translated from the exons ATGGACCGGCGGCGGCTCTGGACGTGGGCAGCTGCCGTCGTCGTGATCGCtactgctgcggcggcggcgggccagGAGAAGAGGCTGCTGGTGGGCATGACTCTCGTCCCGGGCGCCGCGTCGACGGGGGCAG TGTGCCTCGACGGGAGCCCGCCGGCGTACCACCTCCACCGCGGCTCCGGCTCGGGCGCCCGCGGGTGGCTGCTCCAGTTcgagggcggcggctggtgcaACGACGCGCCGTCGTGCGCCGCAAGAGCCGGCACGCGGCGAGGGTCGACCCGGCTCATGAGCAAGCTCGAGGTCTTCTCCGGCGTTCTCAGCAACGATCCGGCCAGGAACCCAG ATTTTTACAACTGGAATCGCGTGAAGCTGCGGTACTGCGACGGCGGATCCTTTGCGGGCGATTCAGAGTTCAGAAATGGC TCTTCAGTCATCTACATGAGAGGTCAAAGGATATGGGATGCTATCATCTCCGATCTCCTCACCAAAGGCCTCGCCAAAGCCGAAAAG GTGCTGCTCTCAGGCTGCTCAGCAGGAGGCCTAGCTACATTCTTCCACTGCGACAACCTCGGGGAGCTTCTCGGGGGCGTCGCCACGGTGAAATGCATGAGCGACGCGGGGTTTTTCCTTGATGT GGATGACATTTCCGGCAACAACAGCATTAGACCTTTCTTTAGCAGCCTAGTTGCTCTGCAG GGAGCTGAGAAGAATTTGAACAAAGACTGTCTAAATTCAACACTCAATCCTTATCTG TGTTTTTTCCCGCAATATGCACTTCAAAACATTAAAACCCCATATTTCATCTTGAATTCAGCGTACGATGTATATCAG TTCCATCACATCTTTGTGCCTCCTTCGTCTGATCCTACGGGTCACTGGAGTCGCTGTAAGGCGGACCCCAGCACATGCAGCACATCACAAATTGCAACTCTACAAG GCCTAAGAAGTGCAATGTTAACAGCTCTGAAACCGTTTGAAGGTGAGCCGGAGATGGGCATGTTCATCAATTCTTGCTTTGCACATTGCCAGAGCGAGCTGCAGGACACATGGTTTGCGCCGAATTCCCCAACACTGGACAATGAG acaattgcAGAGCTAGTCGGTGATTGGTACTTTGAAAGGGGTGCCGCCCAAGAAATCGACTGCGCCTATCCCTGCGACTCAACTTGTCACAACATTATACCATTGAATCAG GTCGGCAACTAG